TCGGTGCGGCAGAGAAAAACGTCTAATTCCAAAGGTTTCATCGTTCAATAATCCCTTATCCCAGGAGTCTCGCGGAAATGTAGAGGTTCCGGCCTTGAAGTCCAACCGCCCGCTGATAACATTTGTCGCAATGCACGCCGATATCGTCGACTTACGCCAGTTCTATCATTCCGAGCTCGGACGTCTTGCCGAGCAGTCGATCGCCATGGCGCTGTCCTCGCTCTGGGTGCGGCTGCCGCAGGAGCGTCTGGTCGGTCTCGGTTATGCCGTGCCCTTCCTCGATCGCTTCCAGGCCGATACCGAACGCACCTTCGCCTTCATGCCGGCCGGGCAGGGCGCGGTGAACTGGCCGATGGGCTCGCTCTCGACGACGGCGCTGGTTTTCGACGAGGAATTGCCGCTGCCGGATTCCTCGATCGACCGGGTGCTGATGGTGCATTCGCTGGAATTTGCCGAAAGCCCGCGCGAGACGCTGAAGGAGCTCTGGCGGGTGCTGGCGCCGGGCGGACGGCTGGTCATCGTCGTGCCGAACCGGCGCGGCGTCTGGGCACGCATGGAGCATACGCCCTTCGGTTCGGGCCGGCCCTATTCCCGCGGTCAGCTGACAAATCTGCTGCGCGAGACGAATTTCACGCCGGGCGCGACGGCTGAAGCGCTGTTCTTCCCGCCTTCGAAGCTCAGAACCATCCTGCGCCTGCGGCGCGCCTTCGAGCGGATCGGCCGAACGCTTTGGCCGGCCTTCTCGGGCGTCATCATCGTCGAAGCGCAGAAGCGGCTCTATCAGGGGCTGCCGGTTGCTGCGCGGGCCTCCCGCCGCGTCTTCGTGCCGGTTCTCGCACCTCATGGCGTGCCGACCACACGCACGACAGCGCCGCGCGTCTTTTAAGACGCGCAAAGGACGCTGTAGCACTTTGAATGCTGCATAATTTTATCCTTAAATCGATTCCGATTTAAGGAATTATGCGGGAGCTGACGTCGCTCCCGGCGGTGTCCAACTGCTTGTGTCACGCCCATAGCTCTCGACAACAATCGCATTCCGCTTTAATGCCACTTGGTGTTTTTCAGCCCGGATTTACCGGCAATTCCAAGGTCGAACCCATGAGCGTTGAGATGAGCAAGCCCGTTCCGCGTCCCGGTATTCTCGATATCGCAGCCTATGTGCCGGGCAAGGAACATGCGCCGGGTGTTGCCCGTGTCTACAAGCTCTCGTCCAACGAAACGCCGCTCGGCGCCAGCCCGAAGGCAATTGAGGCCTTCAAGACGGTTGCCGACAATCTGGGGCGTTATCCCGACGGGCAGGCGATCGAACTGCGCGAGGCGATCGCCGCCGTGCACGGTCTCAATCCGGCAAACATCCTCTGCGGCAACGGTTCGGACGAGCTGCTCGGCCTGCTCTGCCATGTCTATCTCGGCGCCGGCGATGAGGGCATCATCACCGAGCACGGCTTCCTCGTCTACAAGATCCAGATCCTGGGCGCAGGCGCCACGCCTGTCGTCGTCAAGGAGAAGGACTATACCGTCGATGTCGATGCGATCCTTGCCGCGGTGACGGAGAAGACGAAGATCGTCTTCATCGCCAATCCCGGCAATCCGACCGGCACCTATGTTTCCGTCAGCGAGATCCGCCGCCTGCAGGCCGGACTGCCGAAACATGTCGTCCTGGTGCTCGATGCGGCTTACGCCGAATATGTGCGCCGCAACGATTATGAAGCCGGCATCGAGGTCGTATCCTCCAATGCCAACGTGGTGATGACCCGCACCTTCTCGAAGGCCTATGGTCTTGCGGCGCTGCGCGTCGGCTGGATGTATGCGCCCGCCGAGATCGTCGACGCGCTGAACCGCGTGCGCGCGCCGTTCAACTTGAACGCACCGGCAATCGCCGCCGCAGCCGCTGCCATCCGCGATCAGGCCTTCATCCAGCAGGCCGTCTCCTTCAACCAGATGTGGGTGGAGACGCTGACCCAGGCGCTCGAAGCGATCGGGCTGAAGGTGACGCCGTCCGTCGCCAATTTCGTCCTCATCCATTTCCCCGAGATCGACGGTAAGCGCGCCGCGGATGCCGACGATTTGCTGACGAGCCGCGGTTACATCCTGCGCGCCGTGCGCGGTTATGGCTTCGCCAATGCGCTGCGCATGAGCATTGGCCCCGAGGAGGCCAATCGCGGCGTGATTGCCGCGCTCACCGAATTCATGGGTCATCAGCCATGAGCGTGCAGTTCGATCGTATCGCGCTGATCGGCATCGGCCTGATCGGATCGTCGCTCGCCTATGACATCAGGCGGCTTGGCCTTGCGAGGGAGATCGTCGTCGCCACACGCAGCCCCGATACGCTGAAGCGCGCGGAAGAGCTTGGCCTCGGCGATCACTATACGGCGTCGTCGCAGGATGCCGTCACGGATGCCGATCTGGTGATCGTCTCGGTGCCGGTCGGCGCTTCGGAAAGTGTGGCGAAGGAGATCTCGGGAAACCTGAAGCCCGGGGCCATCGTCACCGATGTCGGTTCGACAAAGGCTTCTGTCATTGCGCAGATGCTGCCGCATATGCCTGATAATGTGCATTTTATCCCCGGCCATCCGCTGGCCGGCACCGAGAAATCCGGCCCGGATGCCGGCTTTCCCGGCCTCTTCGAAGGTCGCTGGTGCATTTTCACGCCGGTCGCCGGCACCGATGAGACGGCGCTGAAGCGGCTTCGCAGCTTCTGGGAAGCGCTGGGCTCGAAAGTCGACGAGATGGATGCCGAGCATCACGACAAGGTGCTCGCCATCGTCTCACACCTGCCGCATATCATCGCCTACAATATCGTCGGCACCGCCGACGATCTGGAGACGGTGACGGAATCGGAAGTCATCAAATATTCCGCCTCCGGCTTTCGCGATTTCACCCGCCTTGCTGCCTCCGACCCGACGATGTGGCGCGACGTCTGCCTGCATAACCGCGATGCGATCCTCGAAATGCTGGCACGGTTCTCGGAGGATCTCGCCTATCTGCAGCGCGCCATCCGCTGGGGCGAGGGCGACAAGATATTCGAACTCTTCACCCGCACGCGCGCCATCCGCCGTTCGATCGTCCAGGCTGGCCAGGATGTCGACGCGCCGGATTTCGGCCGCCATGCGCTAGACAAGAAGTAGCCGCGGCGATGGTGGAGGTGGCACGTGCCGGCCGGGCGGATATCGACTGGCTGGCGCGCGAGGATGCTAGCGCCGGTGCGGCATGGGTATCGCGCTGCGTCGCGCTCGGCGAATATCTGGTTGCCAGGGAGGCCGATGAGATTGTCGGTTTCCTGCGCTTTTCCCGCTTCTGGGGCAGGGTTCCCTATATGGAAATGATCCGCGTCCTGCCCGGTCACCGCCGGTCGGGCGTCGGCACGGCGCTGTTTCTCGCCTGGGAAGACGCTATGCGCGGCGACGGCGCCCGCCTGCTGATGACGTCGAGCGAATGCGACGAAAGCCGGCCTCAGGACTGGCATCGCCGCAACGGATTTTCCGAAACCGGTGCGATCGAGCTGCCCGACCTGCAATCGGTGCCGGAAGTCTTCTTCATCAAGCGAATCGCCTGAAGCGCCTCGCGTCGAGCCGGAATCATGCGACGCGCTTCAGGCCTTTCCTATGCATCCCGTTATCCCAGAAACCTCTGGACACTTTTGGGGGGATGCATCAGATCGGCGGAATCCGGCCGAGCGGGATGAAACCGCTGACGGTGGCATTGCCGCGATCGACGACGAGATCGACAGAGACTTTGTCGCCGCCGCCGGCAAGCGCCTTCAAGAGCTTGGTCGCCGTATTGACGGTCGAGGCGATATCCGGAAAGGCCTGTTTCAGGCTGTCCCCCCAAGGACCGAGCTGTTCGATCTCCAGCTTGAATTTTCCCGAGAGCAAGCCCTGCTCATCGAAGGAGAAGGGGCCGGTGAGCGTCATCACCTTGCCGTCGCCGATGTCGGCGACGATGCGGCGCAGGTCGCCGGTGGCACCATTGAGGCCGTTCCGGTCACTGCCGTCGATCAGGCCGGCCTTGCCGGCGACGGTCAGATCGATGCTGGCAGACAATTTCGGGAAGATCTGCGGCCAGTCCTTGATCGCCGCGTTGGCGTCCTGCACGGAAATCGCACCGTCGAGATCGGCACCATTCTGGCGCAGATGGATTTCGGTGCGAGCGGCATCGAAGCTCATGGTCTGGCCGGTGTAGGAGGAGACGGCCATCGCCTTCAGACCTTCGATGACGGTCGAGCTGCGGTCGACGCCCTGCAGCCTGGTTGCAAGACTTGCCTGCAGGTCCGTCCATTGGGCCGAGATCGAAAGGCCGTTGCTGGTGCGGATTTCGGCCGGCGAATCGAGTTCCCAGACGATATTGCCGGGCGCATAGACCTGGGCTGCCGAACGCAGTGCGCCGAAGGTGGCGGAGACGCCGTTGACATTGTCGTCGACGTCAATCTTCGAGCAGAACAGACCGATACGGAAGGGATAGCCGCGGAATTCGATATCGGAGCATTCGCCGCTGACGCCTGCCTGATCGCGCGGCGCGATCGCTTTCAGCACTGTGTTCTTCAGCGCCGAGGCCGCATAGAACCAGCCGCCGGTATAAAGCGCAATCACCAGGAGGACGCCTCCACCCAGCAACCAGAATTTCTTACCGCTGCCGGATTGGCTTGACGCTGCCATGATGTTCTCCAATGGTGAATCGCAAATGTGATTCCCGGTCTGGCGTGCGATATGGACGAATTTTGGGTATTTGGCTACGGTTCGCTGATGTGGAATCCGGGCTTCGAGTTCATGGAGCGGGCAGAGGCCCTGGTCTACGGCTACAGGCGTTCGCTCTGCGTCCGCTCCTTTGTCCATCGTGGCTCCCGCGACAATCCGGGCCTGGTTCTCGGCCTCGACAGGGGTGGCGCCTGCCGCGGCATGGCTTTCCGCATTTCGCCGGAAAAATGGGATGAGGTGATCGATTATCTCCGCGCCCGCGAGCTGGTCACCAATGTCTACCTGGAGCGCCGGGTGCGGCTGCAGCTTGCCGGACGGCGCCGGGTGGAGGCGGTCGCCTACATCATCGACCGCGAGCATGAACAATATGCCGGCGCGCTCGATGCGCTGGCGGCGGCGCGCGTGGTGAACGAAGCAAAAGGCCAGTCTGGTCCGAATGACGCCTATGTCTTCAACACGCTGACGCATCTGAAGCAGATGGGCATTCGCGACCATTGGCTGGAGCAGGTCGTCAACGAAGTGGAGCGGCTACGCGCCGCCTGATCTCAGCCAGTTGCCGCGTTCAGCTTGCGCAACTCGACCAGCCTTTCGACCGCCGTCGGCGGGAGCGGCAGATGCGGATTTCGCTCGACGGTTTCGAGCAGGAGCTCGTCGCTTGCCCGCTCCGATACCTCGATCAGATGGGTAAAAAAGGCGTCCGGATCCATTCCCGGCATGATCGGCGGCAGGATCCTCACCTTGAAATGGCCGGGATAACGACGAATGCTCCGTCGCGGCCAGAAGAGGCCGGGATGCATGGCGACCGGCACGACGGGGAGGTTAAGATCGCGGTACATGCGGGCGATGCCGTATTTATAGAGCGGTTCTGCGCCCGGCGGGCGGCGGGTGCCCTCCGGATAGATGATGAGCTGGCGGCCGGTCGAAAGCTCTTCCTTCGTGCGTTTCAGCACTTCCACCATCACCTTGCCGCGGGCGCCGCGATCGACCGGGATCATGCGCTGTTTCTTCGCATACCAGCCGAAGAGCGGAATCCACATCAGTTCGCGCTTCAGGATATAAACCGGATCCTTCAGCCAGGGCAGCAGTGCGTAGGTATCCCAGAAGGACTGATGCTTCGGCGCCAGGATGTAACTGCCGTCAGGCAGGTTCTCCAGGCCCTCGATCTCGAAGGTGGTGCCGACGATCACCCGCATCAGCCAGTGGTTGGAGCGCGCCCAGTTCTTCGGGATCGCATAGGCGATCTTGCGCGGCACCACGAAATAGTAGGGCGAGAGCACAATCATCCGGATGATGAGGTTGGCGTAGAAGATCGTGTTGAAGAGAACGGAACGCAGGGCGATCATGAAACTTTCCCGAGGCATGCTCACGCGACCGGCCTACACGATATTGCCCGCCATAAAAAGCGTTTGATGCTGCCTTGATGTAAAAGCCTGGAGCAATTCCAGCAAAAGTGCGCAGCGGTTTTGCGTCCGGAATTGCGCAAAAACAAGAAGATAGCGCATGACCCCGAAAGTCGGAATCGATTTTCGCAAGGGATTATGCGCGACTTTCAAAGGGATGGACCGTCCTTGCGCGTCCTATCGAAGCGCGGCGCTCTATTCTTGGCCGGACGCACTTGCCGAGCGCAAGCCAGTGTGGCGGCCGAAGCCGGTGATGTTGCGGGCGCCAGTCAGCAGCACTTTCACATATTCGGCCAGCATGACGCGCATCGCATTCGGGTCGGTGAACCAGTTGCGGCTCTTCAAATCCGAGTTGACCACGGGATAAGCGATGAACTCGATGTCGGGATCGACATAGGAGAGCTCGGCGAGGCTTCGCGGCATGTGGTAGTTGTTGGTGACGATCAGAACGCTGCGGTATCCCTTGGCGTGGATCCAGTTCGAAGCTTCCTCGGCATTGCCGATCGTGTCGATCGCATCGTAGCCGATATCGACACAGCAGGAGAAGAGATCGGCCGAACCCTGCGTCATCTTGCGGATCTGTGCCGGTGTCGTCGTCGGGTGGGCGCCGGAAATGAGCAGGCGCTTGCCGGCACCCTTCTGCAGCAGCTCCACGGCCTGGTCGATGCGCTGGTAACCACCCGTCAATACCACAATGGCATCCGCTTTAGGCTCGGCCGGCGGCCTGAGTGTCGTCACCGAATCGGCAAAACGCAGAAAGCCGCCGAACACCAGGGCGATTACCAGCAGGCAGCCAAAGCCGCCCCAGCGCAGCAGGCGGCGGATCGGCCCACGCCGCGGCGGCAGACCCGCCGGGCGATCAAGCTCCGGGTCCTGATGAATCGGGTTGGGTGTCGTGTGTCCCATCGTCATGAATCGTGATTATACGCTGATTGCGGCGCGGAACAGACGCTTTCATGGCAAAACGGCACGGTCACGATCAACTTCCGATGCCGTCCGTGCGTGTCGGGTCCGAGCGTAGCGTATCGATTTCGTAGATCGTCCGCATGACGGTGAGCCGGGC
The nucleotide sequence above comes from Rhizobium indicum. Encoded proteins:
- a CDS encoding class I SAM-dependent methyltransferase, which translates into the protein MKSNRPLITFVAMHADIVDLRQFYHSELGRLAEQSIAMALSSLWVRLPQERLVGLGYAVPFLDRFQADTERTFAFMPAGQGAVNWPMGSLSTTALVFDEELPLPDSSIDRVLMVHSLEFAESPRETLKELWRVLAPGGRLVIVVPNRRGVWARMEHTPFGSGRPYSRGQLTNLLRETNFTPGATAEALFFPPSKLRTILRLRRAFERIGRTLWPAFSGVIIVEAQKRLYQGLPVAARASRRVFVPVLAPHGVPTTRTTAPRVF
- the hisC gene encoding histidinol-phosphate transaminase, coding for MSKPVPRPGILDIAAYVPGKEHAPGVARVYKLSSNETPLGASPKAIEAFKTVADNLGRYPDGQAIELREAIAAVHGLNPANILCGNGSDELLGLLCHVYLGAGDEGIITEHGFLVYKIQILGAGATPVVVKEKDYTVDVDAILAAVTEKTKIVFIANPGNPTGTYVSVSEIRRLQAGLPKHVVLVLDAAYAEYVRRNDYEAGIEVVSSNANVVMTRTFSKAYGLAALRVGWMYAPAEIVDALNRVRAPFNLNAPAIAAAAAAIRDQAFIQQAVSFNQMWVETLTQALEAIGLKVTPSVANFVLIHFPEIDGKRAADADDLLTSRGYILRAVRGYGFANALRMSIGPEEANRGVIAALTEFMGHQP
- a CDS encoding prephenate/arogenate dehydrogenase family protein — translated: MSVQFDRIALIGIGLIGSSLAYDIRRLGLAREIVVATRSPDTLKRAEELGLGDHYTASSQDAVTDADLVIVSVPVGASESVAKEISGNLKPGAIVTDVGSTKASVIAQMLPHMPDNVHFIPGHPLAGTEKSGPDAGFPGLFEGRWCIFTPVAGTDETALKRLRSFWEALGSKVDEMDAEHHDKVLAIVSHLPHIIAYNIVGTADDLETVTESEVIKYSASGFRDFTRLAASDPTMWRDVCLHNRDAILEMLARFSEDLAYLQRAIRWGEGDKIFELFTRTRAIRRSIVQAGQDVDAPDFGRHALDKK
- a CDS encoding GNAT family N-acetyltransferase, encoding MVEVARAGRADIDWLAREDASAGAAWVSRCVALGEYLVAREADEIVGFLRFSRFWGRVPYMEMIRVLPGHRRSGVGTALFLAWEDAMRGDGARLLMTSSECDESRPQDWHRRNGFSETGAIELPDLQSVPEVFFIKRIA
- a CDS encoding DUF2125 domain-containing protein, producing MAASSQSGSGKKFWLLGGGVLLVIALYTGGWFYAASALKNTVLKAIAPRDQAGVSGECSDIEFRGYPFRIGLFCSKIDVDDNVNGVSATFGALRSAAQVYAPGNIVWELDSPAEIRTSNGLSISAQWTDLQASLATRLQGVDRSSTVIEGLKAMAVSSYTGQTMSFDAARTEIHLRQNGADLDGAISVQDANAAIKDWPQIFPKLSASIDLTVAGKAGLIDGSDRNGLNGATGDLRRIVADIGDGKVMTLTGPFSFDEQGLLSGKFKLEIEQLGPWGDSLKQAFPDIASTVNTATKLLKALAGGGDKVSVDLVVDRGNATVSGFIPLGRIPPI
- a CDS encoding gamma-glutamylcyclotransferase, which codes for MDEFWVFGYGSLMWNPGFEFMERAEALVYGYRRSLCVRSFVHRGSRDNPGLVLGLDRGGACRGMAFRISPEKWDEVIDYLRARELVTNVYLERRVRLQLAGRRRVEAVAYIIDREHEQYAGALDALAAARVVNEAKGQSGPNDAYVFNTLTHLKQMGIRDHWLEQVVNEVERLRAA
- a CDS encoding lysophospholipid acyltransferase family protein codes for the protein MIALRSVLFNTIFYANLIIRMIVLSPYYFVVPRKIAYAIPKNWARSNHWLMRVIVGTTFEIEGLENLPDGSYILAPKHQSFWDTYALLPWLKDPVYILKRELMWIPLFGWYAKKQRMIPVDRGARGKVMVEVLKRTKEELSTGRQLIIYPEGTRRPPGAEPLYKYGIARMYRDLNLPVVPVAMHPGLFWPRRSIRRYPGHFKVRILPPIMPGMDPDAFFTHLIEVSERASDELLLETVERNPHLPLPPTAVERLVELRKLNAATG
- a CDS encoding YdcF family protein, yielding MGHTTPNPIHQDPELDRPAGLPPRRGPIRRLLRWGGFGCLLVIALVFGGFLRFADSVTTLRPPAEPKADAIVVLTGGYQRIDQAVELLQKGAGKRLLISGAHPTTTPAQIRKMTQGSADLFSCCVDIGYDAIDTIGNAEEASNWIHAKGYRSVLIVTNNYHMPRSLAELSYVDPDIEFIAYPVVNSDLKSRNWFTDPNAMRVMLAEYVKVLLTGARNITGFGRHTGLRSASASGQE